In Desulfotomaculum sp., a single window of DNA contains:
- a CDS encoding DUF951 domain-containing protein: protein MPVLVKYNVGDVVRMKKVHPCGGDQWEIMRTGVDFRIRCLKCGRVVMLPRPKFEKSVRSIISSKA from the coding sequence ATGCCCGTGCTTGTCAAGTACAACGTAGGCGACGTGGTCAGGATGAAAAAAGTCCATCCCTGCGGCGGTGACCAGTGGGAAATAATGCGCACGGGTGTCGATTTTCGCATAAGGTGCCTGAAATGCGGCCGCGTCGTAATGCTGCCCAGGCCTAAATTTGAAAAGAGCGTCAGGAGTATTATATCGTCTAAAGCGTAA
- a CDS encoding aminopeptidase, producing MEDKGQSKGESYESKHVWDCLDDAGRQDVMEFCERYRDFLDAAKTEREAVDTIIARAEIGGFTPLTEQSRIVPGSRVYSAKHGKVMAMAVIGSEPLEKGLNVIGSHIDAPRLDLKPRPLYQEAGLALFKTHYYGGIKKYQWVSIPLSLHGVVFTKEGNAVRIAIGSNDHDPVFTIADLLPHLAKDQMEKKMSEAVKGEALNVLVGGNPVENREVKERLKQAVLDQLNARYGLIEEDFISAELEVAPAFPARDVGFDRSMIGGYGQDDRVCAFTSLQAILELDSVSRTAVALFADKEEIGSVGNTGMESVFLTNFIAELAGCSLPQYSELTVRRILANSRALSADVTAGTNPSYTEVMDKHNEMLLGRGTAFHKYGGGGGKRSSSDANAEFVSFVRQLFNKEGVVWQTGELGKVDQGGGGTIAYLLAHYGMDVLDCGVPLLGMHSPFEVAHKGDIYMTYKGYKVFFKA from the coding sequence ATGGAAGATAAAGGCCAGAGCAAGGGAGAATCATATGAAAGCAAGCACGTCTGGGATTGCCTGGACGATGCCGGCCGTCAGGATGTTATGGAATTCTGTGAAAGATACCGGGATTTTTTAGATGCAGCCAAAACAGAGCGCGAGGCGGTAGATACAATAATAGCCAGGGCGGAGATAGGCGGTTTCACGCCCTTGACCGAACAGAGCCGCATTGTTCCCGGAAGCCGGGTGTATTCAGCAAAACATGGCAAAGTTATGGCCATGGCGGTCATCGGCAGCGAGCCACTGGAAAAAGGGCTGAATGTCATTGGTTCACATATTGACGCCCCCCGGCTGGACCTCAAGCCCCGCCCCCTCTACCAGGAAGCTGGCCTTGCCCTGTTTAAGACGCATTACTACGGGGGGATTAAGAAATACCAGTGGGTGAGTATTCCCCTGTCGCTGCACGGAGTTGTCTTCACGAAAGAAGGGAATGCCGTCCGTATAGCTATCGGCAGCAATGATCACGATCCGGTGTTCACCATCGCCGATCTGCTGCCCCACCTGGCCAAGGATCAAATGGAAAAGAAAATGAGCGAGGCGGTAAAAGGAGAGGCTTTGAACGTGCTTGTCGGGGGCAATCCGGTGGAAAACCGTGAAGTAAAGGAAAGACTGAAGCAGGCTGTGCTGGATCAACTGAATGCCAGATACGGGTTGATCGAAGAGGATTTCATCAGCGCGGAACTTGAAGTGGCGCCCGCTTTTCCGGCAAGGGACGTCGGTTTTGACCGCAGCATGATCGGTGGCTACGGCCAGGACGACAGGGTTTGCGCTTTTACAAGCCTGCAGGCGATTCTGGAGTTGGATTCCGTCAGCCGCACAGCAGTTGCCCTCTTTGCGGACAAGGAGGAGATCGGCAGCGTGGGCAATACCGGAATGGAGTCCGTCTTTTTAACCAATTTCATTGCTGAACTGGCCGGCTGTTCGCTTCCCCAGTACAGCGAGCTGACCGTGCGCCGCATTCTGGCCAATTCCAGGGCTCTGTCGGCCGACGTAACCGCCGGCACTAATCCCAGTTATACTGAAGTGATGGATAAACATAACGAAATGCTGCTGGGTCGCGGGACTGCCTTTCATAAATACGGCGGCGGCGGCGGAAAGCGGAGTTCCAGTGACGCAAACGCAGAGTTCGTCTCTTTTGTAAGGCAGCTTTTTAACAAAGAAGGCGTCGTCTGGCAAACCGGAGAGTTGGGAAAAGTAGATCAGGGCGGCGGAGGGACGATCGCCTACCTGCTGGCGCATTACGGTATGGATGTGCTTGACTGCGGTGTGCCGCTGCTGGGCATGCATTCGCCGTTCGAAGTGGCCCATAAAGGGGACATTTACATGACCTACAAGGGCTACAAGGTTTTCTTCAAGGCGTAG